One genomic window of [Clostridium] scindens ATCC 35704 includes the following:
- the add gene encoding adenosine deaminase produces the protein MNMSKFGQIDLHLHLDGSLPAETILRIAKEEGIRLPADTADGLKPYICAGMDCKSLNEYLGCFDTLLKVLQMEQGLYQAARDLGVNLKEKGLRYAEVRFAPQLHCQKGMGQEKAVAAVLSGLAKAQEDSDIRLRTILCCMRGQDNKQANLQTVRLASRYLGRGVAAVDLAGAEALFPTADYEEEFALARELGVPFTIHAGEAAGPASIRKAVEFGAARIGHGVRAIEDEELMELLASREIPLEMCPISNLQTKAVENIADYPLRTYLRRGITVTVNSDNMTVSDTWVGKEFQYLADSYGLTEAEAEQLLANAHFAAFEA, from the coding sequence ATGAATATGTCAAAGTTTGGACAGATAGATCTGCATCTTCATCTGGATGGCTCCCTGCCGGCAGAGACCATATTGCGGATTGCGAAGGAAGAAGGAATCAGGCTTCCGGCAGATACGGCGGATGGATTAAAGCCTTATATCTGCGCTGGGATGGACTGTAAAAGTTTGAACGAGTATCTGGGATGCTTTGACACTTTGCTGAAGGTTCTGCAGATGGAACAAGGATTGTACCAGGCCGCAAGGGATCTGGGCGTGAACCTTAAGGAAAAGGGGCTGCGTTATGCCGAGGTGCGCTTTGCCCCGCAGCTGCACTGCCAGAAAGGCATGGGCCAGGAAAAAGCGGTTGCAGCGGTGCTCTCAGGGCTTGCTAAGGCGCAGGAAGACAGCGATATCCGGCTGCGGACGATTCTATGCTGCATGCGGGGACAGGATAATAAGCAAGCGAACCTTCAGACGGTGCGTCTGGCTTCCAGGTATCTGGGCAGAGGAGTGGCGGCCGTTGACCTGGCGGGGGCGGAAGCATTGTTTCCCACGGCAGATTACGAGGAAGAATTTGCGCTTGCCAGGGAACTTGGGGTTCCCTTTACCATCCACGCAGGAGAGGCGGCGGGTCCTGCCAGCATCCGCAAGGCGGTAGAGTTCGGCGCTGCCAGGATTGGACATGGGGTCCGGGCGATTGAGGACGAGGAACTGATGGAACTGCTGGCAAGCAGGGAGATTCCTCTTGAGATGTGCCCCATCAGCAATCTACAGACCAAGGCAGTAGAGAATATAGCTGATTATCCCTTGAGAACCTATCTGAGGCGGGGGATCACGGTGACGGTAAACAGCGACAATATGACGGTATCAGACACCTGGGTAGGGAAGGAATTCCAATACCTGGCAGATTCTTATGGGCTGACGGAAGCGGAAGCAGAACAACTGCTTGCCAATGCTCATTTTGCGGCTTTTGAAGCGTAA
- a CDS encoding arsenate reductase family protein, whose translation MLFVCYPKCTTCQKARKWLQEKGMEFEERDIKIQNPTKEELKEWHEKSNLPLKKFFNTSGMLYKEQKLKERLPQMTEEEQYEILASDGMLVKRPILVTQDTVLTGFKEKEWEELL comes from the coding sequence ATGTTATTCGTATGCTATCCAAAATGCACGACCTGCCAGAAAGCCAGGAAATGGCTTCAGGAGAAGGGAATGGAGTTCGAAGAAAGAGACATTAAGATTCAGAATCCAACCAAGGAAGAATTAAAAGAGTGGCATGAAAAGAGCAATCTGCCGCTTAAGAAATTCTTTAATACCAGCGGCATGCTGTACAAAGAGCAGAAGTTAAAAGAACGTCTGCCCCAGATGACAGAAGAAGAGCAGTATGAGATACTGGCTTCGGACGGCATGCTGGTAAAACGCCCGATTCTTGTGACACAGGATACGGTTCTGACAGGCTTTAAAGAAAAGGAATGGGAAGAACTTCTATGA
- the tnpA gene encoding IS200/IS605 family transposase encodes MDNKSLSHTRWKCQYHVVFIPKYRKKVLYGKLKVDVREILSILCRYKNVEIVAGAVCDDHVHLSVAIPPKISISDFMGYLKGKSTLMLYDRHPELQSKWDKAFWARGYYVETIGNITDEAVQKYIKEQAEDSRKEDSRGAAL; translated from the coding sequence ATGGACAATAAAAGTTTATCACACACAAGATGGAAATGCCAGTACCATGTAGTTTTTATACCTAAGTATCGCAAGAAAGTGTTATATGGGAAATTGAAAGTTGATGTACGAGAAATACTTAGCATCTTATGCCGCTATAAAAATGTGGAAATAGTAGCAGGAGCAGTATGCGATGATCATGTACATTTAAGTGTAGCGATTCCACCTAAAATCAGTATATCAGATTTCATGGGATATTTGAAAGGAAAAAGTACATTAATGCTATATGATAGGCATCCCGAATTACAAAGTAAGTGGGATAAGGCATTTTGGGCAAGAGGGTATTACGTAGAAACAATTGGTAATATTACAGACGAAGCAGTACAGAAGTATATTAAAGAGCAAGCAGAGGATTCAAGAAAAGAAGATTCAAGAGGTGCCGCTTTATAG
- a CDS encoding AAA family ATPase: MDIKRAKKEIKDSIEAYLKKDAYGDYMIPAIRQRPILLMGPPGIGKTQIMEQIAKECQIGLVAYTITHHTRQSAIGLPFIREKTFGGKQYSVTEYTMSEIIASVYEKIEATGIAEGILFIDEINCVSETLAPTMLQFLQCKTFGNQKVPEGWIIVAAGNPPEYNKSVRDFDVVTLDRIKKIDVEENYDVWKEYAYQAEIHPAILSYLEIRRDHFYRIETTVDGKMFATARGWEDLSQLLKSYEALHKKADREVVHQYIQHWKIAKDFANYLELYEKYKKDYGLEKILEGYYDKDMLEKLRYASFDERLSVVNMLLGQLGGLFKECYVSDRYVTILYDVLRRYKEDLDFAGAIREFAETYERLRKAEQLTRQEDRIRRKVSDTLEGYRQLAKAEHLDKEAAFDRVKEEFTKETGERERMIEKAGNALEHAFDFMEDAFGDSQEMVAFVTELNTNYYSIQFLKENDCDKYYRYNKRLLFDEQQQEILEELDEVEQDLNTALK; encoded by the coding sequence ATGGACATAAAAAGAGCGAAGAAGGAAATTAAAGATTCCATAGAGGCATATCTTAAAAAAGACGCCTATGGGGACTATATGATACCGGCAATCCGCCAGCGCCCGATCCTGCTGATGGGGCCTCCGGGAATCGGGAAGACGCAGATTATGGAGCAGATTGCCAAGGAGTGCCAGATTGGCCTGGTCGCCTATACCATTACGCATCACACCAGGCAGAGCGCCATCGGGCTTCCGTTTATACGGGAAAAGACTTTTGGCGGAAAGCAGTATTCCGTGACGGAATATACGATGAGCGAGATCATCGCGTCCGTCTATGAAAAGATCGAGGCCACCGGGATTGCGGAAGGCATCTTGTTTATCGACGAGATCAACTGCGTATCCGAGACGCTGGCGCCTACCATGCTCCAATTCCTGCAGTGCAAGACATTCGGAAACCAGAAGGTGCCGGAAGGCTGGATTATCGTTGCCGCGGGCAATCCTCCGGAGTATAATAAGTCGGTAAGGGATTTTGACGTGGTGACGCTGGATCGGATTAAGAAGATAGATGTGGAAGAAAATTATGATGTTTGGAAGGAATATGCTTATCAGGCAGAGATTCATCCGGCCATTCTCTCTTATCTGGAGATACGAAGAGACCATTTCTACCGCATCGAAACTACGGTAGACGGCAAGATGTTTGCAACGGCCAGAGGATGGGAAGACCTGTCGCAGCTTCTGAAGTCTTACGAGGCGCTCCATAAGAAGGCAGACCGGGAAGTGGTGCACCAGTATATCCAGCACTGGAAGATTGCAAAGGATTTCGCGAATTATCTGGAATTATATGAGAAGTATAAAAAGGATTATGGCCTGGAGAAGATACTGGAAGGCTATTATGACAAAGATATGCTGGAGAAGTTAAGATACGCATCCTTCGATGAGCGCCTGAGCGTGGTCAACATGCTGCTAGGCCAGCTGGGAGGCTTGTTCAAGGAGTGCTATGTCTCGGATCGTTATGTAACAATTCTATACGATGTCCTTCGCCGTTATAAAGAGGATCTGGATTTTGCGGGCGCGATCCGGGAGTTTGCAGAAACCTATGAACGCTTAAGAAAGGCGGAGCAGCTGACCAGGCAGGAAGACCGCATCCGAAGAAAAGTCTCCGATACCCTGGAGGGATACCGCCAGCTGGCGAAGGCGGAACATCTTGATAAAGAGGCGGCATTTGACCGGGTGAAGGAAGAATTTACGAAAGAGACGGGCGAGAGGGAGCGGATGATCGAGAAGGCGGGAAATGCGCTTGAGCATGCCTTTGATTTTATGGAGGATGCTTTTGGAGACAGCCAGGAGATGGTGGCCTTTGTAACGGAATTGAACACTAATTATTACAGCATCCAATTCCTGAAGGAAAACGACTGCGACAAATATTACCGTTACAATAAGCGCTTGCTGTTTGACGAGCAGCAGCAGGAGATCCTCGAGGAACTGGATGAAGTGGAGCAGGATTTGAACACGGCGCTGAAATAA
- a CDS encoding vWA domain-containing protein gives MESKIDMGEKLDSIGRKILAAARNELYLKMRFMDVALSSLIFVLDEGACGMGTDGLYLYYNPQYLGGLYREDRVMVNRIYLHLVLHGIFRHMIRRKGREEERYSLACDIVTESIIDGMRHRCVLRSRSWLRRETYRRLGKEMKVLTAEKVYGALEKWNLSEAEFARLAGEFRVDDHSYWPADDDQKKQSQIENQWQDISEQMETDMETFSKEASQESGHLIDQVKVENRVRFDYRQFLRKFSVLKEEMAVDEDTFDYVFYSYGLSFYGNMPLIEPQEWKEVQKVEEFAIVIDTSMSCSGELVKKFLEETYGVLSENDSFFRKVNIHIIQCDDQVQTDQKIESEEDLKDYMGHLELKGEGGTDFRPAFAYVESLIKQHAFERLKGLLYFTDGRGTYPSKMPPYETAFVFMKEDYEDVDVPPWAMKLVLEEEDLQRP, from the coding sequence ATGGAAAGTAAAATCGATATGGGAGAAAAACTAGATAGCATAGGCAGAAAGATTCTGGCTGCGGCCCGCAATGAACTGTATCTCAAGATGCGGTTCATGGATGTGGCACTTTCGAGCCTTATCTTTGTCCTGGACGAGGGGGCTTGCGGGATGGGAACCGATGGGCTTTATCTGTATTACAACCCCCAGTATCTGGGAGGCCTGTACCGGGAGGACCGGGTCATGGTGAACAGGATATATCTGCATCTGGTGCTTCATGGCATATTCCGCCATATGATCCGGCGAAAGGGCAGGGAGGAGGAACGATACAGCCTGGCCTGCGATATCGTGACAGAGTCGATCATCGACGGCATGCGACACCGCTGCGTCTTAAGAAGCCGATCCTGGCTCAGAAGAGAGACCTACCGAAGGCTTGGAAAAGAGATGAAGGTTCTGACGGCCGAGAAAGTCTATGGGGCTCTGGAAAAATGGAATCTGTCAGAAGCCGAATTTGCGCGCCTTGCAGGCGAATTCCGGGTGGATGACCATAGTTACTGGCCGGCGGATGATGATCAGAAGAAGCAGAGCCAGATCGAGAACCAGTGGCAGGATATCAGCGAGCAGATGGAGACGGATATGGAGACATTTTCCAAAGAAGCATCACAGGAATCCGGCCATCTGATCGATCAGGTAAAAGTGGAGAACCGGGTGCGGTTTGACTACCGCCAGTTCCTGCGAAAATTCTCGGTTCTGAAAGAAGAGATGGCAGTAGATGAAGATACGTTTGACTATGTATTCTACAGTTATGGCCTTTCCTTCTACGGGAACATGCCGCTGATCGAGCCCCAGGAATGGAAGGAAGTGCAGAAGGTAGAGGAATTTGCTATTGTGATCGACACGTCCATGTCCTGCTCCGGCGAGCTGGTCAAGAAGTTCTTGGAGGAGACTTACGGGGTCTTAAGCGAAAATGACAGTTTCTTCAGGAAGGTGAACATTCATATCATCCAGTGCGATGACCAGGTACAGACGGATCAAAAGATCGAAAGCGAAGAGGACCTGAAGGATTACATGGGGCACCTGGAATTGAAAGGAGAAGGCGGAACGGATTTTCGCCCGGCTTTTGCCTATGTGGAGAGCCTGATAAAGCAGCATGCGTTTGAGCGGTTAAAAGGGCTGCTGTATTTTACAGACGGAAGAGGCACCTATCCGTCTAAGATGCCCCCATATGAGACGGCCTTCGTGTTCATGAAGGAAGACTATGAAGATGTAGACGTTCCGCCGTGGGCCATGAAGCTGGTGCTTGAGGAAGAAGACCTGCAAAGGCCATAA
- a CDS encoding leucine-rich repeat domain-containing protein, protein MWKKEKRQICPKIHYKKTEQGIEITGCYGPQGQLILPDEIEGIPVTRIAAYAFAEKPEDEGEYVFVSEGGSLSSAGSRVCASQVTQIWLPSQVTEIGRYAFYRCRNLKRLILTDSLLDIGGGAFTGCRLEEVEIHFYQGERSCLKSIVDEIRFAIRAKLYYHKKEAGREEYIETAEVLFPEHYEEAVENTPARILETRRHGAGGYYRQCFYNRELDYKKYDELLYRTVAEESLQTAAELVLGRLRHPFRLAEDGREAYVSYLCAHREEAVKFLVETEDMEGMKFLAGQGYLTVSALDYALEWAAKSKKTEMLSLLMDEKQRLHPKKKKAFDL, encoded by the coding sequence ATGTGGAAAAAGGAAAAGAGACAAATATGTCCAAAGATTCATTATAAAAAAACGGAGCAGGGAATTGAGATTACGGGCTGTTATGGCCCTCAGGGACAGTTAATCCTTCCGGATGAGATAGAAGGGATTCCGGTTACCAGGATTGCAGCCTATGCATTTGCCGAGAAGCCCGAGGATGAAGGAGAATATGTATTCGTAAGTGAAGGCGGCAGTCTTTCCAGCGCCGGAAGCAGGGTCTGCGCATCCCAGGTGACGCAGATATGGCTTCCTTCCCAGGTGACGGAGATCGGAAGATACGCGTTTTACCGATGCAGGAATTTAAAGCGGCTGATCCTTACAGACAGCCTGCTGGATATCGGAGGAGGAGCATTCACCGGCTGCCGTCTGGAAGAAGTGGAGATTCATTTCTATCAGGGGGAGAGAAGCTGCCTGAAGTCTATCGTGGATGAGATTCGGTTTGCAATCCGTGCGAAACTTTATTATCATAAGAAAGAGGCGGGCAGAGAAGAATATATAGAGACAGCAGAGGTATTATTTCCAGAACACTATGAAGAGGCGGTGGAGAATACGCCTGCCAGGATATTGGAGACGCGCCGCCATGGGGCTGGCGGATACTACAGGCAATGCTTTTACAACCGGGAGCTGGACTATAAGAAATACGACGAACTGCTGTACCGGACGGTGGCGGAAGAATCCTTGCAGACGGCGGCGGAACTGGTGCTTGGAAGGCTGAGGCATCCCTTTAGGCTTGCAGAAGACGGGAGGGAAGCATACGTCTCCTACCTATGCGCCCACCGGGAAGAAGCGGTGAAATTTTTAGTAGAAACCGAAGATATGGAAGGCATGAAATTCCTCGCCGGGCAGGGGTATCTGACGGTATCCGCTCTGGATTATGCCCTGGAATGGGCAGCAAAAAGCAAGAAGACAGAAATGCTCAGTCTTCTTATGGATGAGAAGCAAAGACTGCATCCCAAGAAGAAAAAGGCATTTGATTTGTAA
- the brnQ gene encoding branched-chain amino acid transport system II carrier protein — MKRKLTFQQYIAVASMLFGLFFGAGNLIFPVSMGQMAGRRVWPAFFGFLITGVGLPLLGVAALGMSRCNGLAEMSQRIGKKYGTFFTCALYLTIGPFFAIPRCATVPFAVGIEPILGKGSSDALPLAVFSLLFFLAVLWFSLRPGKILTWIGKVLNPIFLAALGLLVITALLRPMGDIGSIAPQAGYASHAFSQGFLEGYNTMDALAGLAFGIIVVNVIKSLGVENSGDVAKCTVKAGLFSTILMAVIYLLVTIIGTQSRGMYEASSNGGEALLLIASHYYGRAGAFILAFTVTFACLKTSIGLITSCSETFCAMFPRTLNYKKWAVLFCALSLLIANLGLNSIIAYSLPVLMFLYPLAITLIFLSLAGKFFADDKKVYISVTACTIFAAALDFLNALPKGIKNLLHLKPLLAGVSRYLPLFEQGMGWVCPALLGLAIGICLHARKKQSLPS; from the coding sequence ATGAAACGTAAACTTACATTTCAGCAATACATCGCTGTGGCCAGCATGCTGTTTGGCCTTTTTTTTGGTGCAGGAAACCTGATATTTCCGGTTTCCATGGGCCAAATGGCCGGACGCAGGGTATGGCCGGCCTTTTTTGGATTTCTAATCACCGGGGTGGGGCTGCCTCTTCTTGGGGTGGCCGCCCTGGGCATGAGCCGCTGCAATGGCCTGGCAGAGATGAGCCAAAGAATCGGGAAAAAATATGGCACCTTCTTTACCTGTGCCCTCTATCTGACCATTGGGCCTTTCTTTGCCATTCCACGCTGCGCCACCGTTCCATTTGCCGTAGGAATCGAGCCGATTCTTGGAAAAGGCTCCTCGGATGCCTTGCCGCTGGCTGTCTTTTCATTGCTCTTCTTCCTTGCGGTCTTATGGTTCTCCTTAAGGCCAGGCAAGATCCTTACCTGGATCGGCAAGGTCTTGAATCCGATCTTCCTTGCCGCACTTGGCCTGCTGGTGATCACTGCCCTTCTTCGCCCTATGGGAGATATCGGAAGCATCGCTCCCCAGGCCGGCTATGCCTCCCACGCCTTCTCCCAGGGCTTCCTGGAAGGCTACAATACCATGGATGCATTGGCAGGGCTGGCTTTTGGGATCATCGTGGTAAATGTCATCAAAAGCCTGGGTGTAGAAAATTCCGGCGATGTGGCAAAATGCACGGTAAAAGCCGGGCTTTTCAGCACGATTCTAATGGCCGTCATCTATCTGCTGGTTACGATCATAGGAACCCAGAGCCGTGGGATGTACGAGGCCAGTTCCAACGGAGGAGAAGCGCTTCTTTTGATCGCAAGCCACTATTATGGCAGGGCTGGCGCTTTCATCCTTGCCTTCACCGTCACTTTTGCCTGCCTTAAGACTTCCATCGGACTGATCACCAGCTGCAGCGAGACTTTCTGCGCCATGTTTCCCCGGACGCTGAATTATAAGAAATGGGCTGTCCTGTTCTGTGCGCTCTCTTTGCTCATCGCCAACCTGGGCTTAAATTCCATCATCGCCTACTCTCTTCCGGTATTGATGTTTTTATATCCCCTGGCGATCACGCTGATCTTCCTAAGTTTGGCCGGAAAGTTCTTTGCCGATGACAAGAAGGTCTATATCAGCGTCACTGCATGCACCATCTTTGCCGCAGCCCTGGACTTTCTCAATGCCCTTCCGAAGGGGATTAAGAACCTGCTGCATCTGAAGCCGCTGCTGGCCGGGGTCTCCAGATACCTGCCTCTTTTTGAGCAGGGAATGGGCTGGGTATGTCCTGCCCTTCTGGGCCTGGCCATCGGAATCTGCCTTCACGCCCGAAAAAAACAAAGCCTGCCCTCTTAG
- a CDS encoding YdcF family protein: MKNRAYRLLWITLGFAAANLALFGLMFRKPKKRWEQDAYDCAVVCGCQVGADGTPSKRLAARVEKAVELWKDKKVKYLIMSGAAVYNAFAEAPAMKRYAVELGVPEEYILEEKQAVSTYHNLLYASQMMEHCGFKDCVVVTNGWHLRKADHYARKAGVKYVMAASKRPEGDSLLTTIGLYLKTNIHMYVNMWKGYY; encoded by the coding sequence ATGAAAAATAGAGCATATCGGCTTCTGTGGATAACTTTAGGGTTTGCGGCGGCAAACTTGGCGCTGTTTGGCCTGATGTTCCGAAAGCCAAAGAAGCGGTGGGAACAGGATGCATATGACTGCGCGGTTGTCTGCGGCTGCCAGGTAGGAGCAGACGGCACGCCTTCTAAGAGGCTTGCGGCCCGCGTGGAAAAGGCAGTAGAATTATGGAAAGATAAGAAGGTAAAGTATCTGATTATGTCAGGAGCCGCGGTGTACAACGCATTTGCAGAGGCGCCGGCTATGAAACGCTATGCTGTGGAACTGGGAGTTCCTGAAGAATACATACTGGAAGAAAAGCAGGCAGTCAGCACGTATCATAATCTACTGTATGCCAGCCAGATGATGGAACACTGCGGATTTAAAGATTGTGTAGTAGTTACTAATGGATGGCATCTGCGAAAGGCAGACCACTATGCGAGGAAGGCTGGCGTCAAATATGTAATGGCGGCTTCCAAACGGCCGGAAGGGGATAGCCTTCTAACGACGATCGGCCTCTATCTCAAGACGAATATCCACATGTATGTAAATATGTGGAAGGGATATTATTAG
- a CDS encoding delta-lactam-biosynthetic de-N-acetylase, with the protein MPSRNKIFKTAGVILLFSIAFFGGRLAAARFAPADSARIVPAPENWGLGFQEDGKLPTGNATIDELKKYDAYYAEDTQEKVLYLTFDCGYENGNIEPMLDALKKHKAPATFFVVGNLLSTSPDIIKRINKEGHTVGNHTYHHPDMSSISTKDAFDKELKGVEDLYKEITGEAMTKYYRPPQGKYSIENLQMAKDLGYHTFFWSLAYVDWIEDEQPSKEEAFDKLLTRIHPGAIVLLHSTSKTNAEILDELLTKWEEMGYTFKSLDQLIGK; encoded by the coding sequence ATGCCATCCAGAAATAAAATCTTTAAAACCGCAGGCGTCATCCTCCTATTCAGCATAGCCTTTTTCGGAGGAAGGCTGGCAGCAGCCAGGTTCGCCCCGGCAGATTCTGCCCGGATCGTTCCTGCCCCTGAAAACTGGGGGCTGGGCTTCCAGGAAGACGGGAAACTTCCAACGGGCAATGCCACCATTGATGAATTAAAAAAATACGATGCCTACTATGCTGAAGATACACAGGAAAAGGTGCTTTATCTGACCTTTGACTGCGGTTACGAAAATGGGAATATCGAGCCTATGCTGGATGCCCTGAAAAAGCACAAGGCGCCAGCCACCTTTTTCGTAGTCGGCAACCTCCTCTCTACCAGTCCGGATATCATCAAGCGGATCAATAAAGAAGGCCATACGGTAGGCAACCATACATACCATCACCCGGATATGTCCAGCATCTCCACCAAGGATGCATTTGATAAAGAATTAAAAGGTGTGGAGGATCTGTATAAAGAGATCACCGGCGAAGCCATGACCAAGTACTACCGTCCTCCGCAAGGAAAATACAGTATCGAAAATCTTCAGATGGCCAAGGATCTTGGCTACCATACCTTTTTCTGGAGCCTGGCTTACGTGGATTGGATTGAAGACGAGCAGCCAAGCAAGGAAGAAGCCTTTGACAAACTGCTGACCCGTATCCATCCGGGCGCCATCGTGCTGCTTCACAGCACCTCCAAAACCAATGCGGAGATTCTGGATGAGTTGCTGACCAAATGGGAAGAAATGGGATATACGTTTAAGTCCTTGGACCAACTGATTGGCAAATAA
- the glmS gene encoding glutamine--fructose-6-phosphate transaminase (isomerizing) has product MCGIVGYIGNQQAAPILLDGLSKLEYRGYDSSGIAVYNGNEIDMVKSKGRLKVLNELTHDGATLPGTLGIGHTRWATHGSPSDINAHPHFNKDKSIVVVHNGIIENYLKLKKKLENHGYEFVSETDTEVIAHLLDYYYHGNPLQAVTKIMHRMEGSYALGIIFQDHPGELYAVRKDSPLIVGHTDGGSILASDVPAVLKYTRDVFFIENEEIVRMREDSMEFFNVDEEPIEKQATRIEWDVNAAEKSGYEHFMLKEMYEQPKAITDTFSPRIKEGKIVIEELGMADEEILKIQKIQIVACGSASHTGYTSKYIFEGLARIPVEVDVASEFRYRDPILDENTLVIVISQSGETADTLAALRESKEKGARVLGIVNVVGSSIAREADNVMYTWAGPEIAVATTKAYSAQLIALYLLAMKFAHVKGMLDEAGLAGMLEDLKAIPAQVEMLLNNKVNIQKFANRYLAARDVFFIGRGIDHAISMEGSLKLKEISYIHSEAYAAGELKHGTISLVEDGTLVASVLTQKDLYKKMISNMEEVRTRGAFVMAVTTEGNTEVERAADYVIYIPETNKYFTNSLAIIPLQLFAYYIAVGRGCDVDKPRNLAKSVTVE; this is encoded by the coding sequence ATGTGTGGAATAGTAGGATACATAGGCAACCAGCAGGCAGCGCCGATTCTTTTGGACGGTTTATCCAAACTGGAATACAGAGGGTATGATTCGTCCGGTATCGCTGTCTATAATGGAAATGAGATTGACATGGTAAAGTCCAAGGGACGGCTGAAAGTGTTAAACGAGCTGACCCATGACGGGGCAACCCTTCCCGGCACTTTGGGAATCGGACATACGCGATGGGCGACCCACGGATCGCCGTCTGATATCAATGCACATCCACACTTTAACAAGGATAAAAGCATTGTGGTAGTGCACAATGGAATCATTGAGAATTACCTAAAGTTAAAGAAAAAGTTAGAAAATCATGGTTATGAATTCGTATCGGAGACGGACACAGAGGTGATCGCCCATCTTCTGGACTATTATTATCATGGTAATCCGCTGCAGGCAGTGACGAAAATCATGCACCGGATGGAGGGGTCCTATGCTTTGGGAATAATTTTCCAGGATCATCCGGGAGAATTGTATGCCGTCCGCAAGGATAGCCCGCTTATCGTAGGACATACGGACGGGGGAAGCATTCTGGCGTCAGATGTCCCGGCAGTCCTTAAGTATACCAGGGACGTGTTCTTTATTGAGAATGAAGAGATCGTTCGCATGAGGGAAGATTCCATGGAGTTTTTCAATGTGGATGAAGAGCCTATAGAAAAGCAGGCTACCCGTATCGAGTGGGACGTGAATGCAGCGGAAAAGAGCGGATATGAACACTTTATGCTAAAGGAAATGTATGAGCAGCCAAAAGCCATCACAGATACATTTTCCCCAAGGATCAAGGAGGGGAAGATCGTGATCGAGGAACTTGGGATGGCGGATGAGGAGATTCTGAAGATCCAAAAGATCCAGATCGTGGCCTGCGGCTCTGCCTCCCATACCGGATATACCAGTAAATATATATTCGAAGGACTGGCGCGGATTCCGGTGGAGGTAGATGTGGCTTCTGAATTCCGTTACCGGGATCCGATTCTGGATGAAAATACGCTGGTTATCGTGATCAGCCAGTCCGGGGAGACTGCGGATACGCTGGCAGCCTTGCGCGAGTCTAAGGAAAAGGGCGCAAGGGTTCTTGGGATCGTAAATGTGGTTGGAAGTTCCATTGCAAGAGAAGCAGACAATGTCATGTATACCTGGGCCGGACCTGAGATTGCGGTTGCCACAACCAAGGCGTACTCCGCACAGTTGATCGCGCTCTATCTTCTGGCAATGAAGTTTGCCCACGTAAAAGGGATGCTTGACGAGGCAGGCCTTGCAGGAATGCTGGAAGATCTGAAGGCCATTCCGGCACAGGTGGAGATGCTGCTCAATAATAAGGTGAATATCCAGAAGTTTGCTAACCGTTATCTGGCAGCAAGGGATGTGTTCTTTATCGGACGTGGAATCGACCATGCCATCTCTATGGAAGGATCTTTGAAGTTAAAGGAGATCTCCTATATCCATTCAGAGGCATACGCGGCAGGAGAATTAAAGCATGGCACCATCTCCCTGGTGGAGGACGGCACGCTGGTAGCATCCGTTTTGACCCAGAAGGATTTATATAAGAAGATGATCAGCAATATGGAGGAAGTACGTACCCGGGGCGCTTTCGTCATGGCGGTGACTACGGAGGGCAATACGGAGGTGGAGCGTGCCGCCGATTATGTCATCTACATTCCGGAGACAAACAAATACTTTACCAATTCGCTGGCCATTATTCCGCTGCAGCTTTTCGCGTATTATATTGCGGTGGGCCGCGGCTGCGATGTAGATAAGCCGAGAAATCTGGCAAAGTCGGTTACGGTAGAGTAG